In Isoptericola variabilis 225, the genomic window GTCCGCCGGCGCCCCGGGACGCCCGTCGCGCACAGCCCTGCGCAGCACGTTCATGTGCTCGAGCCCGTTGAGCAGCGCCACGACCTCGGTCGGCCGCGCGGCCGCGACGAGCTCGGCGGCGGCCGGCACGCCCTCGGCCTTGACCGCGACGACGACGCGCGCGCCGCGCGGGACCGCCGTCGTCGCGTGCAGCGGCGCGTGCCACGACCCGAACCGGTCGGTCACGATCTCGAGCCCGTGCTCCGCGACGCGGCGCGCGGTGCGCTCGCGGCCGACGAGCACGACCTCGTGCCGGGCGCGCTGGAGGAAGGCCGCCACGAGCCCGCCGATCGCGCCGGGGCCGACGACGGCGATCACGGGGTTGCGCGGGTCGCCCGCCGGTGCGGGCCCGCGGTCGGGGCTGGTCATAGTGCCTGGATGATCCTCTCGACCTGGTCCTTCGCGTCGCCGAACAGCATCGCGGTGTTCTCCCGGAAGAACAGCGGGTTCTGCACGCCCGCGTAGCCGGTGGCCATCGAGCGCTTGAACACGACGACGTCGCGCGCCCTCCACACCTCGAGGACCGGCATGCCCGCGATGGGCGAGCGCGGGTCCTCCTGCGCCGCGGGGTTGACGGTGTCGTTGGCGCCGATGACGAGCACGACGTCGGTGTCCGGGAAGTCGCCGTTGATCTCGTCCATGCCGAGGACGACGTCGTAGGGCACCTTGGCCTCGGCGAGCAGCACGTTCATGTGGCCCGGGAGGCGGCCCGCCACGGGGTGCACCGCGAACCGCACGCGGACGCCGCGGTCGCGCAGCTTCTCGACGAGGTCGGCGACGGGGTACTGCGCCTTGGCCACGGCCATGCCGTACCCGGGCACGACGATCACGGAGCCGGCGTTGGTCAGCAGCTCGGCGACCTCGGCCGCGAAGGTCTCGCGGTGCTCGCCCTGCTCGCCGGCGGCCGCGACCGTGCCGCCCTCGGCGCCGAACCCGCCGAGGATGACGGACACGAACGACCGGTTCATGGCCCGGCACATGAGGTACGACAGGATCGCGCCGGACGCGCCCACGAGCGCGCCGGTGATGATGAGCAGGTCGTTGCCCAGCATGAAGCCCGCCGCGGCCGCGGCCCACCCCGAGTAGGAGTTGAGCATCGACACCACGACGGGCATGTCGCCGCCGCCGATCGACGCGACGAGGTGCCAGCCGAGCGCGAGGGCGATCACGGTCATGAGGATCAGCGGCACCAGCCCGGCGCCGGAGCCCGCCGCACCGAGGTACCACGCCAGCAGGGCCGCCGACGCGACGACGGCCGCGAGGTTGAGCCAGTGGCGTCCCGGCAGCATGAGCGGCGCGGACCGCACGCGCGCCGAGAGCTTGAGGTAGGCCACGACCGAGCCGGTGAACGTGACGGCGCCGATGAAGACGCCGAGGAACACCTCGACGAGGTGGACGGTGTCAGCGCCGGGCTCGGACAGGGCGGAGCCGAAGCCCACGAGCACCGCCGCGACGCCCACGAACGAGTGCAGGAGCGCGATGAGCTCGGGCATCTGCGTCATCTCGACGTTCCTGGCCCGCCAGGTGCCGACCGTCGCGCCGACCACGAGCACGACGAGGATGAGCGCCGCGGTCACCTGCCACGGGCGGGCCGACTGCGCGAGCGCGAGCGCGACGGTCGCGGCGAGCGCGAGCGCCATGCCGATCATGCCGAGCACGTTGCCGCGGCGCGCCGACTCCTGCCGCGACAGCCCCGCGAGCGAGAGGATGAACAGGATGCCGGCCACGACGTACGTCGCCTGCACCACCGACGTCGTGCTCACGCGGTCACCCCCGTGCTCGGGCGGGCGGCAGCGGGCGCGCGCGTGTCCTTCCGGAACATCCGGATCATGCGGTTCGCGACGAGGAAGCCGCCGAAGACGTTGATGCTCGCGACCGACGCCGCCACGACGGCGAGCGCGGTGACGACCCACGACTCGTGGCCGATCTGCAGCAGCGCGCCGACGAGGATGATGCCGCTGATCGCGTTCGTCTGGGCCATGAGCGGGGTGTGCAGCGCGTGGGTTACGGCCGAGATGACGTAGAAGCCGACGACGACGGCGAGCGCGAACACGGTGAAGTGCCCGGCCGCCTCGGGCGGGGAGGCGGAGATCGCGAGCCCGGCGAGCACGGCGCCGAGCGCGGCCAGGACGGTCCGACGGCGCGTGCGGCGCGCGCGCTCGGCGGCCGCCTCGGCGGGGGTCGGGCCGGGCGCCGGCGCCGGGGACTCCTCGACCGGGGCCGCCGGTCGCGCCGCGGAGACCTGCACGGGCGGCGGCGGCCAGAGGACCTCCCCGTCCTTGGCGACGGTCATGCCGCGCACCACCACGTCGTCGAGGTCGACGACGAGCCGCCCGTCCGTGGCCGGCGTGAGCAGCGCGAGCAGGTTGACGACGTTCGTGCCCACGAGCTGCGACGTGTGCTGCGGCATGCGGGCCGGCAGGTCGGTGTACCCGAGGACGATCACCCCGTTGTCGCTCACGACCCGCTCGCCGGGGACGGTGAGCTCGCAGTTGCCGCCGCCGGGCGCCGCGAGGTCGACGATCACGGAGCCGGGGCGCATGGCCGCGACCATGTCGGCCGTGATCGTCGTCGGCGCCGTGCCGCGCACGAGCGCGGTCGTGATCACGATGTCGGCACCCGCCGTCTCGGCCGCGTAGGTGCGCAGCGCCGCGGCCTCCTGGTCGTCGGTGAGCGCCCGCGCGTACCCGTCGGCGCTCACCTCCTGCGTGGCGCCCTCGGCCCGGACGAACGTCGCGCCCATCGACTCGATCTGCTCCCCGACCTCGGGGCGCACGTCGAAGGCCCGCACCTGCGCGCCGAGCGAGGACGCCGTCCCGATCGCGGCGAGCCCGGCCACGCCGGCGCCGATGACGAAGACCGTCGCGGGCGGCGTCGTGCCGGCGGCCGTGACCTGGCCCGCGAACATGCCGCCGAACTCCTCGGCCGCCTCGACGACCGCGCGGTACCCGGCGACGTTCGACATCGCCGAGAGCACGTCGAGCGCCTGCGCGCGCGAGATGCGCGGGACGGCGTCGAGCGCGAGCGCGGTCACGTGCCGCGCGGCGAGCGCCTCGACGCGCGCGGGGTGCGCCGCGGGCGCGAGCTGCGCGACGAGCGTCGCTCCCGGCCGCAGCAGGGCGATCTCGTCGTCCGACGGCGGGTTGACCGCGGTCACGACGTCGCACGCCCACACCGCCTCGCGCTCGCCGACGCTCGCCCCCGCCTCGACGTACTCGCGCGTGGGCAGGTGGGCGCGCTCGCCCGCGCCGGCCTCGACGACGACGTCGTACCCCAGCTCGCGCAGGCGCCGGACCGTCGCGGGTGTCGCGGCGACGAGCCGCTCGCCCGCGCGGGACTCCCGCGGGACCCCGATCTGCATGCCGACACGCCTCCTCGCCTCGCGGACGCCCCGAACCTATCGCCTCGCGCGTCGGCGTGGGGCTCGCGGCGCGGGTGTCGCTGCGGACGTCGCCCGAGCGTGTGACGCTGAACCCATGCACACCCACCTGCCCGGCCCCGGACGTCGACTGCCCGTGAGCACCTACCGGTTGCAGCTGGGTCCGGACCTCACGTTCGCCGACGTCGAGAAGGCGCTGGACTACCTCGACGCGCTGGGCGTCACCGACCTGTACCTGTCCCCCGTGCTGCAGGCCGCGCCGGGCTCGACGCACGGGTACGACGTCGTCGACCACACGCGGATCAGCGACGTGCTGGGCGGGCGGGAGGGGCTCGAGTCGCTCGCGGCCGCCGCGCACGGGCGCGGCATGGGCGTGATCGTCGACGTCGTGCCCAACCACATGGCCGTGCCGACGCCCGCGTGGCACAACCGGGCGCTGTGGTCGGTGCTGCGGCACGGCACCGAGTCGCCCTACGCGCGGTGGTTCGACGTCGACCTCGACGAGGAGGCGGACGGGCTGCTCATGCCCGTGCTCGGCGCGCGCATCGGCGACGTCCTGGCCTCGGGCGAGCTGCAGGTGGACCGCGCCGTCGTGCCGGGCGAGGAGGCCGACGGCGAGCAGGTGGTGCTGCGCTACCACGACCACGTGTTCCCGGTGCGCCCCGAGACCGAGGACCTGCCGCTCGCCGAGCTGGTCGGGCGCCAGCACTACCGGCTCGCGTACTGGCGCGTCGCCGACGAGGAACTCAACTACCGGCGGTTCTTCGACGTCGGGACGCTCGCCGCGATCCGCGTCGAGGACCCCGAGGTCTTCGACGCGACGCACGCGCTGCTGCTCGAGCTGCACGGCGCGGGCGTGATCGACGGGTTCCGCATCGACCACCCCGACGGGCTCGCGGACCCGCGCGGCTACCTGCGCCGGCTGCACGAGGCGACCGGCGGCGCGTGGATCGTCGCGGAGAAGATCCTCGAGGGCGACGAGGAGCTGCCCGACGACTGGCCCGTCGCCGGCACGACGGGCTACGACACCGCGTGGCGCCTGCACGCGCTGCAGGTCGACCCGGCCGGGGCCGTGCCGCTGTCCACGCTGCAGCATGAGCTCACGGGCGAGTCGGCCGACCTGCACGCGGTCGTCGAGGAGGCCAAGCGGCAGATCGTCGAGACCTCGCTGTACGCGGAGATCCATCGCCTGACCACGCTGCTCGACGAGATCTGCGACGACGACGTGCGGCTGCGCGACCACACGTTCCGGTCGCTGCACGACTGCGTCGTCGAGCTCGTGGTGGCGTTCGACCGCTACCGCGCGTACGTCGTTCCCGGCGAGCCCGCCCCTCCCCTGGCCGAGCGCGT contains:
- the pntB gene encoding Re/Si-specific NAD(P)(+) transhydrogenase subunit beta produces the protein MSTTSVVQATYVVAGILFILSLAGLSRQESARRGNVLGMIGMALALAATVALALAQSARPWQVTAALILVVLVVGATVGTWRARNVEMTQMPELIALLHSFVGVAAVLVGFGSALSEPGADTVHLVEVFLGVFIGAVTFTGSVVAYLKLSARVRSAPLMLPGRHWLNLAAVVASAALLAWYLGAAGSGAGLVPLILMTVIALALGWHLVASIGGGDMPVVVSMLNSYSGWAAAAAGFMLGNDLLIITGALVGASGAILSYLMCRAMNRSFVSVILGGFGAEGGTVAAAGEQGEHRETFAAEVAELLTNAGSVIVVPGYGMAVAKAQYPVADLVEKLRDRGVRVRFAVHPVAGRLPGHMNVLLAEAKVPYDVVLGMDEINGDFPDTDVVLVIGANDTVNPAAQEDPRSPIAGMPVLEVWRARDVVVFKRSMATGYAGVQNPLFFRENTAMLFGDAKDQVERIIQAL
- a CDS encoding Re/Si-specific NAD(P)(+) transhydrogenase subunit alpha, whose product is MQIGVPRESRAGERLVAATPATVRRLRELGYDVVVEAGAGERAHLPTREYVEAGASVGEREAVWACDVVTAVNPPSDDEIALLRPGATLVAQLAPAAHPARVEALAARHVTALALDAVPRISRAQALDVLSAMSNVAGYRAVVEAAEEFGGMFAGQVTAAGTTPPATVFVIGAGVAGLAAIGTASSLGAQVRAFDVRPEVGEQIESMGATFVRAEGATQEVSADGYARALTDDQEAAALRTYAAETAGADIVITTALVRGTAPTTITADMVAAMRPGSVIVDLAAPGGGNCELTVPGERVVSDNGVIVLGYTDLPARMPQHTSQLVGTNVVNLLALLTPATDGRLVVDLDDVVVRGMTVAKDGEVLWPPPPVQVSAARPAAPVEESPAPAPGPTPAEAAAERARRTRRRTVLAALGAVLAGLAISASPPEAAGHFTVFALAVVVGFYVISAVTHALHTPLMAQTNAISGIILVGALLQIGHESWVVTALAVVAASVASINVFGGFLVANRMIRMFRKDTRAPAAARPSTGVTA
- the treY gene encoding malto-oligosyltrehalose synthase; its protein translation is MHTHLPGPGRRLPVSTYRLQLGPDLTFADVEKALDYLDALGVTDLYLSPVLQAAPGSTHGYDVVDHTRISDVLGGREGLESLAAAAHGRGMGVIVDVVPNHMAVPTPAWHNRALWSVLRHGTESPYARWFDVDLDEEADGLLMPVLGARIGDVLASGELQVDRAVVPGEEADGEQVVLRYHDHVFPVRPETEDLPLAELVGRQHYRLAYWRVADEELNYRRFFDVGTLAAIRVEDPEVFDATHALLLELHGAGVIDGFRIDHPDGLADPRGYLRRLHEATGGAWIVAEKILEGDEELPDDWPVAGTTGYDTAWRLHALQVDPAGAVPLSTLQHELTGESADLHAVVEEAKRQIVETSLYAEIHRLTTLLDEICDDDVRLRDHTFRSLHDCVVELVVAFDRYRAYVVPGEPAPPLAERVVREAAEVARSRLEPDRHDTLDVVVDLVLGKEVGSAGRRGEERRAELVVRFQQVCGAVMAKGVEDTAYYRWTHLVSLCEVGGSPSRFGIDPDELHAFARRTAASWPATMTAGSTHDTKRSADVRSRIGAIAARAEEWVALVRRLREATADLRPADLDGRTENLLWQTLAGTWTPGGPIDTDRLTGYLLKAAREQKTWTTWTAPDEAREEAMTGYATALLTHPEVVEAFGAWVERVTPTVRRSVLATTLLQLTVPGVADVYQGTEVTGTSLVDPDNRRPVDLAWRARLLAMLDGGRSPHGDLAAEKLALVAAALRTRRALPGAFVGPDAGYEPLPSTTGHAVAFARTLAGEPRVAVVATRLSDEGHAARSLAEATVVLPEGAWRSALSGVVHDGGAVRVRDLLGPWPVALLVKEDHA